The nucleotide window AAGTTTTCGTTTTTCGCGACAAAATCGGTTTCGGCGTTGATTTCCACAATCACTGCTTTATTGCCGTCAACCTTGACGTTCGCCAATCCTTCTGCCGCAACACGCTCTGCCTTTTTCGCTGCTTTGGCGATTCCTTTTTCACGCAGAAAAGCAACCGCTTCTTCCATATTTCCATCTGTTTCCGTTAACGCCTTCTTGCAATCCATCATTCCGGCGCCGGTTTTTTCCCGTAGTTCTTTTACTTTGCTTGCGCTGATGGCCATGTAAACTCCTCCTTATTTTTGTTTTTCGTGGAAAAAAGGTGACATGGGACTCGCCCTTGTCACCCCGTTTTTTCTCTTCCTTATTATTCTTCAGCGTTTGTCGTTGCCGGTTCAGGTTCCGGGTCCGATTCTATTTGTTCTTCGTCCGCCACTTTTTCTTCTTCTCCCTGGCTTGCTTCCACAACAGCATCCGCCATTTTTGATGTAAGCAAACGTACCGCACGAATGGCATCATCGTTACCCGGAATGACGTAGTCCACTTCATCCGGATCACAATTAGTATCGACAATGGAGATGATCGGGATGTTAAGTTTACGTGCTTCCGCAACGGCGATCCGTTCTTTGCGAGGGTCGATAATGAAAACGGCATCCGGTAGTGTCTTCATGTCTTTGATCCCGCCCAAGAATTTCTCAAGGCGATCCATTTCTTTTTGCAAAACCGTTACTTCTTTTTTCGGAAGGACGTCAAACGTCCCGTCTTCCTGCATTTTTTCCAAATCTTTAAGGCGCGTGATCCGCTTTCGGATCGTTTGGAAGTTTGTCAATGTACCGCCTAACCAGCGTTGATTAACAAAGTACATCCCGCAACGGCCAGCCTCTTCCCGGACGGATTCCTGTGCCTGCTTTTTCGTGCCGACAAACAAGATTTTGCCGCCGTCCGCAGCCAAGTTGCGCACGTATTTGTAGGTTTCATCTACTTTCTTCACCGTTTTTTGCAAATCGATGATGTAGATGCCATTTCGTTCCGTGAAAATATAACGGCTCATTTTCGGGTTCCACCGTCTTGTTTGGTGGCCGAAATGCACACCTGCTTCCAGTAACTGTTTCATAGAAATAACAGCCATATTTTTTCCTCCTTCGGTTTTTTTCCTCCGCTTTGCATCATGTTCCTGGAAAAACGGTCGTTTTCCCATTACTATCACTAGATAGTAGAACAAAACCGTGGTCGTTGGACGGCACCGTTGTTCGAATCAGCAAGCGTGTGTATTCAATAACACCGCAGTAACTATACCATAAGATGCGGGATCTCGACAAGCGATATGTTGCGCTTCTATCATTCGTCACTCCCGTTGGGAATACCTTTCAACAGGATTACCCTAAATTACGGTTGGCAAACGTTTTTCGGGTACCCGGCACCTCTCGTATGGATGGCTACCCATACGCTATTCATTTACGTTCGTTCATGTTTTTTTAGCAAAAGTTCAACTTCCCCGTAGCCAAGGGAAAGCGTCTCGGCAATCTCCTGTTTGCTTTTTCCTGTTTGCGCTAATCTTAACGCTTGTGCAGCAGGTGTTACTTGCGCTTCGTTCTCGCCTGCCGGTTCAGGTGGCTCATACCCTTTTTCCTGCTTTTCAAGTTTGCCGGTTGCTTGTGCGAGCTCGAATCGAAAGGGGTTTTTTGGCGTATTTGCTTGCTCGGGTCGTAATTGCCGGAGCAACCGCTCGTTGTCTTCCTTCATTTCATTTGTGTATCTTTTTAACAATCGTTCAATTTTATCTCCGGGAGCGGCACTTTTCTGAAAAAGATAGACGATGGCGGCAAAGGAGACGGCGTGCAGAAGTACACTTATGATTACAAAGACGATCACAGTTAGCCTCCTCTTTTTCTCGAATGGCGGTTGTTTAGGAATCTTGTTGCTCGATGCGAATCTCGCCTTCGGACAAAAAAATGTTGACCGCGTTTCTGTTTTTCGTGATTCTGCGTTTATATTTGCCGATGTGCACGTTTGTATTCACGAAAGCCTGATGGGTGATAAAAACCCCTCCGTTATCGCGCTCGCCTATTCGATCATTAAAGGCTTGCAAGGTGTCATAAGCTTCTCTCATTCGGTCGTAAAGCTCGCTCAACGACTGGCGAATCCGAAGTTTCATTATTCGATCTTTCGTTGACAGAAGAGGATTCTCCCTTTCTTTCTCCGCCATTTTTGTTTGTAACGTTTGCAACTTACCCTTTTCTTCTTTTCCGTTCAGCAAAACGCTCTCCGCTTCTTTTCGGGCCGTTAACAACTTTTCCTGCACGCCAATGTATAGGGACGTGTGTGTGTTTAATCCATTGCCTGCTTCTTTTACTTTGATCTTTCGCCCGGCGGAAAGTTGTCCGCCGACAACATTCCCTTTTCCACTCGTGCATATCAATGCATTTCCGGCCTCGCATTGACTGTGTAAAATATGATTGGAAACATGCATATCGTGACCGGCAAAAACAATCCCTTGATTGATATACCCACTATAAACATCATAACGCGCGTTGATTTCCCCTTTCCCTTGGCCGGCAATGCCTTGGGAAACAAAGATGGACCCGCCTGCTTCCAAATACGCAGCGTCGACGGACCCTTTTACATGGATATCTCCATCGGCATTCACCCGATAACCGGAAGCGATGGAACCATGAATGACAACATTTCCATTAAATGTAATATTTCCCGTTTTCATCGTTAGATCGCCGGGAACTTCATAGACGGGATAGACATGCACGGTCCGGCCAGCGATGCTTAATTGGCCGTTCAGAATCGCTTGCAGGCTTTTTCCGTCTTCAGACAAAGCCGTGTTTTTCCCGGCTCGTAACGTAAAATCTTTCCCTCTTAAACCCGGAATAGGGTTTCCATATACATCCACGCCGGCCTCGCCTGTTGTGGCTTCCACTTTGCGAGCGACGATTTCATTTTGCGTGGCCATCGGGATCTCCGTTACTTGCCGCAAATCCACAGAACCGAAATCTTCGCTTTCTTCTTGTGATGCATAATTCTTACGTGTCGCTTCCAAATACGCATCCGTTCCACGAGTCGGTTTTTTTCCTCTGGCCACAATCAATGGGAACGTTACATGGACCAGATCGTTTGCCAATTTTCGGATGCTTTCGTCGTCAATGCCATAGACAATCCCATTGGCATGCAGGAATTTTAGCACGTCTTCGTCATGATAATCCCTGTCTTCCACCGGTTTATTCGAAAAACAACTGGCCATCATTGCATCACGTGACACTTTTATTTTAAAGTACTGTGTAAGTTCCATGCACGTCCCCTCCAAATTAAACTGTGGCCTGGCTGACGGTTATATTTTTGCTTCTTCTTTTTGAAATGCTTGTTTTAAACGAAACAACGCCCTTGCATGAAGTTGGGATATCCTTGAAGTGGACAACCGCAATATATGGCCGATTTCCGTCAATGTCAGATCTTCGTGATAAAAGAGGGAGAGCACGAGTTTTTCTTTCTCCGGAAGCGTTGATATCAGATGTTGCAACTGTTTTTTTGTCTCATTTTTTTCTGCCTCTTCATGAGGGGTGGGCGTTTGAGGATCTTGCACCATTAACGGATGGGTATCTTCCCGGTTCTCATCCTCCGGCGCTTGGTCGATCGATAAGAGCTGTGCCATGTAATTTTCCGCTGTCGTTTTTAAAACGTCCTCGATGGATAGCTGAAGCGTGTCCGCAACTTCGTGTTCCGTGACATACCTTCCTTTTTGCTGCTCAAGCTTTTCTGTCGTATCCTCAATCATTTTTGCCTTTTCCCGTGAAGAGCGAGGCAGCCAATCTTCTTTCCGCAAACTGTCAATGATGGCCCCGCGCACCCGAAAAGACGCATATGTATAAAATTTTAAATCTCGGCGATGGTCGAACTTTAACAACGCATCGTATAAGCCAACCAAGCCCTGTGATCGCAAATCCTCACGGTCTACATTTGTCGGAAGCGTAGCGCCGATTCGCTGCACATGATAATCGACGAGCGGTGCATGGGCAGTTAGGATTTCTTCGGCTGCCTGTTCATCTTTTTCATTGATCCATCGTGCCCAATGATCCTCCATTGCAGTTGGTCGTTCCATGGTAGCGCCTCCTTTGCTAGAGGTTAGAGTTGGTAAATAAGTCAAAAAACCGTTTCCTTCATCTGAACTTCTTTCCCCTGAGTAGTCGTCGCAATTAATTCTCGTTCTTAACTAAAAAATACAGTTGGTATCAATGAAAAATTATCGTAATAACACTTGCTAGCGGAGGAAAAACACGGAGACTCCTGTGGGAAAGCGCAGCGGGAAGACCCCGCAGAAAAAAGCGAACTTCTAACGAGGAGGCTGAGCTAAAGGCCCACGGAAAGCGTAGTGTTTTTCCGCAGCGGTTACCATCGTTCATGATTCTATTTTCCAACCATAGATTTTAGTGTTGACCCACCTTTTCAATAAAGCTTAGTCCCGCCGTGAATCGTTCGTACCGAAAGCGATTGGTCCTTAAGTGAAAATACAACACTTCGTCCTTCGGATCCGCCTGTCACATCCGCCGTGATTGGAATATTCGCCTGTTTCAACGCTTCTCTCGCCGCTTCGGCATTTCGCTCGCCAATCTTCATCATCGGATCAACCGTTGATAACCTTTGAAACATGTTTGCCCCTCCGGCAATTTTCGCGCGTAACGTTGTGTTCCGGAAAGGGCCGAGTCGCTGCATCGTTTCGAGGAGCAACGGCACAGCTGTGTCCGCATACTTTGCATGGTTAAAATCATCGTTTCTGCGAATCGAAGCGTCCGGCAACATGACATGGGCGAGGGCAGCCGCGGCACCGTTCGCGGGATAAATAACGATAGCTACACATGATCCCAATCCGGAACTCCCGATCGAATTCGGCGCCAAACAATGCCCCATATCCGCCATACCGACTTTCACCGTTTTTTGCGTCAACGTCATGACGGCATCCCTTCTAAAGCAGTGCGAAGGACATTCATACTTCCCGGTTCGGGGATTAAGTAAAACTGTGCCTGAAGACGTTCCGGGCTTTCTGCAAACCAATCGTTAAAATACGTTTGAATCAAAATAACGTCATCCCCGTATAACGAAAGAGGCAAAAGACTTGGGGTTATCGCCGCACCTGCCATATCGATCACAACATCCGGAATCGATGATCGGACATTCAATTTCGTCACATCGGCAAACGTCGCTACATACGCACCCGTAATGATATTCCCAAATTCATGAAGCGCTGAATTGCCGATGCCATCCATGATTCCGGTGCTTTCGCCGGTTAATCTCCCGATAATGTTTGAGACATGGGCAGCGGGAAAAATAAACAGCATCGTCGCTCGAAACGCACCCTTCATTTTGAGGGAAATTGCAGCAACTTCGTTTTCGGGACCGCCCGCCAGTTCGATAATTTCATCAAAGCCGGTGAGAGTGACGGCCGGGACCGTCATTTTACACGACATATCCAGCAACCGGGAAAGGGAAGTCGCCGCCTGGCCTAACCCGATGTTGCTTATCTCTCGAATTTTATCTAATTCTGCTTGATGGATGGAAAACATCGTTTGCCACTTCCTCGTTCAAATACTTTGGAGCTCCATTCGTTATGCGACATTGACTACTCCCACACTTTGAATCTCCACTTGCGGTTCCAACTCGTTATAGGACAAGACCGGAACGTTCGGGAATTGACGTTCTATCAAGTGGCGCACGTGCATCCGTACTGCAGGGGAACAGAGAATGACCGGTGTTTGCCCCAGTTCAGACAGTTTTTCGGCTTCCCGACCGATCATTTCAATCATTTTTCCCGAATCTTCGGGAGGCATGGACAAAAACGTTCCATGTTCCGTTTGTTGCAGTGCATCTGCAATTTTTTTCTCAGCAGTACCCGCTAACGTGACAACATATAAAGGTCCATTGTTCGGAACGACGGCCTTTGTAATTTGTCTGGATAGCATTTGCCGCGTGTACTCTGCGATTAACCTCGGATCTTTGACCATTTGCCCATAGTCCGCCAACGCTTCAAAAATTAAAGGCAGATTCCGGATCGATATTTTTTCCTTCAACAGATTTGCCAGCACTTTTTGAATGTCGCCAAGGGACAGCGGGTTTGGCGTAACCTCTTCCACAAGCGTCGGGTGAGACTCCTTCAAATGTTCGACGAGTTGTTTCGTTTCTTCGCGCCCCAATAATTCATGGGCATGGCGTTTAATCGTTTCCGTTAAATGGGTGGATACGACCGAAGGCGGGTCAACAACGGTAAACCCGGCAATTTCAGCATGATCTTTTTGCTCTTCATCCACCCATAGCGCCGGCAGGCCAAATGCCGGTTCCGCCGTTTCGATGCCGGTAACCGTATCATCTTCGACACCGGGGCTCATGGCCATGTAATGATCGAGAAGCAATTCCCCGCGCGTGACTTCATTTCCACGCATTTTAATCACATATTCATTCGGTTGTAGCTGAATGTTATCGCGGATGCGAATGACAGGCACGACAATCCCGTAATCGAGTGCCAATTGGCGCCGGATCATGACGACTCTGTCAAGCAAGTCCCCTCCTTGGTTTGCATCTGCAATCGGAATGAGCCCGTAGCCAAACTCGAATTCGATCGGATCAATCGTCAAGAGCTCCGTAACCTGTTCCGGAGAGGTAGTGCTTTGGGGGCGCTCTTCCTCTTCTGCTGCTTTCGGTTCTTTTTCCATGTTGTCGGATTTGCGATGGGACAGCATCCATGCCCCTACTCCAAGAAACAAGGCGATCGGCAGGGTAACAATATTGTTAATCGGAGTGAGCAGGCCGAGGAGCAGAATGGCACCCCCTGCGATATAAAGTAATTTTGGATAGGCAAGCAACTGCTCGCTGATGTCGTAGCCGAGAGAGCCGTCGGACGCCGCCCGTGTCACGACAATGCCCGTAGCTGTTGCAATCAAAAGGGCCGGAATTTGTGTTACGAGCCCATCCCCGACCGTGAGCAATGTATACGTGGCGGCTGCTTCTTGAAAGCTCATTCCATGTTGAAGCATCCCAATGATAAAACCGAAGATAATATTCACAAGAACGATGACGATGCCGGCGATCGCGTCCCCTTTGACAAATTTGCTTGCGCCGTCCATCGAACCGTAAAAATCCGCTTCCTCTTCTATTTTTTCCCGTCTCGCTTTTGCTTGTTGTTCCGTAATTAATCCGGCATTAAGATCCGCATCAATGCTCATTTGTTTCCCGGGCATCGCATCAAGGGTAAAGCGTGCGCCAACTTCGGAAACACGTTCCGCGCCTTTGACGATGACGATGAACTGGATGACAACAAGAATAAGAAAAATGACAAAACCAACGAGCACGTTCGAACCGACAACAAATGACCCGAACGTATCAATGACGCTTCCCGCCTCTGCGCGGCTTAAAATCGCACGTGTCGTCGATACACTCAATCCGACGCGAAACAACGTCGCCAACAAAAGCACAGTCGGAAAGATGGAAAAGTCCAACGGCTCCCTCATGTTCATAGCGACGAGGATGATGATGAGTGACATCGAGATGTTGACGATGATAAGCACATCAATCATCGGAGACGGCAATGGAAAAATAAGCATTGCCACGATTAAAATGACGCCTATTAAAATGACTAAATCACGTGCTCGCATCGTTCCATCTCCTTCAAAGACCCGGGCGGGCTTCTACGAGGTTGTCTCCGCATGTGTATATATGGCAGGCAGGTTTCTGTTTCAGCCTCAAAAGCCACTTCATGGCGACCAGTCGCACGGTTCGCTCTCGATTTCGGGCGCTCTGGCAAACGGCGAAAAGATGGGTACAGTACGGCACCACGCACCTCTCCCACTTCTCACCTCTCACCTCCAATCCGATACACGTAGGCGAGAATCTCGGCGACCGCACGAAATAAATCTTCCGGCACTTCTTGTCCAATGTCCGTTCCATCATGGAGGCTACGGGCGAGCGGCTTGTTTTCGACGATCGGAACTTTGTTTAAATCGGCCACTTGCCGCATGCGCAAAGCTGTATAATCCGATCCCTTGGCAATCACTGTCGGCGCCGCCATCACCTCCCCGTCATATTGAAGGGCAACCGCGTAATGGGTCGGGTTTGTGATGACGACATCGGCTTTCGGAACTTCCTGCATCATGCGTTGCATAGCCACGTCTTTGGCACGTTGCCGTCGCCTTGCCTTTATTTGCGGATCGCCTTCCATCTTTTTATGTTCATCTTTTACTTCCTGTTTGGCCATACGAATCTGTTTTTCATGGTCATAGCGTTGGTAGACATAATCCGGAACAGCTAAAAGGAGCAAGAGCAAGGCGCAAGCAATGCCGATGACTCCCGTCAACCAAGCCACCAATTGGAATCCTTCAACGACGTCCATGAGTGCCAGTTGCAGAAGCTCGTCCGCATAAATCCATATAATTCCAAAGGAAAGCAAGCCGACAAGGCAGATTTTCAGAAAAGCTTTCACCAACTCCACGATCGCACGCGCGGAAAAAATTCGTTTGATTCCCTTAAGCGGATTTATTTTCGACAATTTCGGTTTGATCGCTTCCGGAGCAAACAACACACCCACTTGCAGCATACTCGCGACTACCCCTGCAAAAAGGGCGGCAACAAATATCGGCAACAAAACAATCGCGACTTCGAACATCAAATCGAGAAATAGCGCCATTACATTTTCAATGGAAAAAGCCATGCCCGCGTAGTTGATATACATTTTCGTGAATAAATCGTGCAGGAATTGTCCGGGAACCGCAGCATAAGCAAAAAGGACAATAAAAACGATGAGTAAAATGACGGCAGTATTAACATCGTTACTTTTCGCTACCTGTCCTTTTTTGCGCGTATCCTCACGCTTTTTCGGCGTCGCTTTTTCCGTTTTCTCCTGTCCGCCTTCTGCTGCAAAATATTGCAGATCCATTTGCATGGCTTTTCACGCTCCCCCAAACAACTCTAAAAGCGTCCGCATCGTGATCACCATTTCATCGACAAGATTGGAGACGAGCCAAAAGAACGCCGGCAACATAAACATGATGATCGGCAACCCCAGGAAAATTTTCAGCGGCAAGCCGACGACAAACACATTCATCTGCGGCACCGCCCGCGACATCAGCCCAAGCGCCACATCGACGAGGAAAAGCGCCCCTACAATCGGAAAAGCCATTTGAAAAGCAATGATAAACATCGTTGAAACAGCTCCGACCGCTGTTTCCATCACCGACTCTCCGCCAAAATGAACATTCATTTCATCGACGGGCACATATGCATAGCTGTAAAAAATCCCATCCAATAACAAATGATGGCCGTCGGTAACGAGCAGAAAAAGCACGGCAAAGGCATAAAGGAATCCGCCGGTTAACGGGGTTTGCGCTCCAGTTTGCGGATCCATCACGTTCGCGATAAGAAAACCCATTTTAATATCGATAAAAGCGCCTGCGACCTGAATGGCATAAAACAGTATCGAGGCAATCAGCCCGAGTAAAAGACCGATCAAAACTTCCTTCATGATCAACAAAAACAAAGAAGCGTCGATCCCGATCACCGGAACATCCAGCGTGAAAAAAATGATATAAGCAAAAAAGAGCGCAAAAGCGATTTTAAACATATTCGGCACATTGCGATACGAAAATACCGGCAGTGTCGCCAAAAAAGCGAGAATGCGCACAAAGATTAAAAGAAAAGCCGGCAGCTGGTTGATCCACTCCATCGCCTTATCCTATAAAGTTATGCAAATTTGTATAGATTTCCGTTGTAAAACTCACGAGCTGACTGAGCATCCAGGCGCCGAACATCACGACCGAGGCGAGAACGCCGATAATTTTCGGAATGAACGCCAACGTTTGCTCCTGGATTTGTGTCGTCGCCTGAAAAATAGCGACAGCTAATCCCAAGGCGAGCGCGACAATCAACAATGGCCCCGCAACGAGAAAAACAACCGTTACGCTTCGCTCCGCCATGCTTATAACCGTCTCTTCATTCATGCCATCCACCCTTTGCTAAAAGCTGATTAAAAGCGATTCAACGACAAGATGCCAACCGTCTACCAAAACGAATAACAATACTTTAAAAGGGA belongs to Salicibibacter cibi and includes:
- a CDS encoding FliA/WhiG family RNA polymerase sigma factor, which gives rise to MERPTAMEDHWARWINEKDEQAAEEILTAHAPLVDYHVQRIGATLPTNVDREDLRSQGLVGLYDALLKFDHRRDLKFYTYASFRVRGAIIDSLRKEDWLPRSSREKAKMIEDTTEKLEQQKGRYVTEHEVADTLQLSIEDVLKTTAENYMAQLLSIDQAPEDENREDTHPLMVQDPQTPTPHEEAEKNETKKQLQHLISTLPEKEKLVLSLFYHEDLTLTEIGHILRLSTSRISQLHARALFRLKQAFQKEEAKI
- the flhA gene encoding flagellar biosynthesis protein FlhA encodes the protein MRARDLVILIGVILIVAMLIFPLPSPMIDVLIIVNISMSLIIILVAMNMREPLDFSIFPTVLLLATLFRVGLSVSTTRAILSRAEAGSVIDTFGSFVVGSNVLVGFVIFLILVVIQFIVIVKGAERVSEVGARFTLDAMPGKQMSIDADLNAGLITEQQAKARREKIEEEADFYGSMDGASKFVKGDAIAGIVIVLVNIIFGFIIGMLQHGMSFQEAAATYTLLTVGDGLVTQIPALLIATATGIVVTRAASDGSLGYDISEQLLAYPKLLYIAGGAILLLGLLTPINNIVTLPIALFLGVGAWMLSHRKSDNMEKEPKAAEEEERPQSTTSPEQVTELLTIDPIEFEFGYGLIPIADANQGGDLLDRVVMIRRQLALDYGIVVPVIRIRDNIQLQPNEYVIKMRGNEVTRGELLLDHYMAMSPGVEDDTVTGIETAEPAFGLPALWVDEEQKDHAEIAGFTVVDPPSVVSTHLTETIKRHAHELLGREETKQLVEHLKESHPTLVEEVTPNPLSLGDIQKVLANLLKEKISIRNLPLIFEALADYGQMVKDPRLIAEYTRQMLSRQITKAVVPNNGPLYVVTLAGTAEKKIADALQQTEHGTFLSMPPEDSGKMIEMIGREAEKLSELGQTPVILCSPAVRMHVRHLIERQFPNVPVLSYNELEPQVEIQSVGVVNVA
- a CDS encoding DUF342 domain-containing protein, whose amino-acid sequence is MELTQYFKIKVSRDAMMASCFSNKPVEDRDYHDEDVLKFLHANGIVYGIDDESIRKLANDLVHVTFPLIVARGKKPTRGTDAYLEATRKNYASQEESEDFGSVDLRQVTEIPMATQNEIVARKVEATTGEAGVDVYGNPIPGLRGKDFTLRAGKNTALSEDGKSLQAILNGQLSIAGRTVHVYPVYEVPGDLTMKTGNITFNGNVVIHGSIASGYRVNADGDIHVKGSVDAAYLEAGGSIFVSQGIAGQGKGEINARYDVYSGYINQGIVFAGHDMHVSNHILHSQCEAGNALICTSGKGNVVGGQLSAGRKIKVKEAGNGLNTHTSLYIGVQEKLLTARKEAESVLLNGKEEKGKLQTLQTKMAEKERENPLLSTKDRIMKLRIRQSLSELYDRMREAYDTLQAFNDRIGERDNGGVFITHQAFVNTNVHIGKYKRRITKNRNAVNIFLSEGEIRIEQQDS
- the fliR gene encoding flagellar biosynthetic protein FliR, with protein sequence MEWINQLPAFLLIFVRILAFLATLPVFSYRNVPNMFKIAFALFFAYIIFFTLDVPVIGIDASLFLLIMKEVLIGLLLGLIASILFYAIQVAGAFIDIKMGFLIANVMDPQTGAQTPLTGGFLYAFAVLFLLVTDGHHLLLDGIFYSYAYVPVDEMNVHFGGESVMETAVGAVSTMFIIAFQMAFPIVGALFLVDVALGLMSRAVPQMNVFVVGLPLKIFLGLPIIMFMLPAFFWLVSNLVDEMVITMRTLLELFGGA
- a CDS encoding chemotaxis protein CheD, with the protein product MTLTQKTVKVGMADMGHCLAPNSIGSSGLGSCVAIVIYPANGAAAALAHVMLPDASIRRNDDFNHAKYADTAVPLLLETMQRLGPFRNTTLRAKIAGGANMFQRLSTVDPMMKIGERNAEAAREALKQANIPITADVTGGSEGRSVVFSLKDQSLSVRTIHGGTKLY
- the flhB gene encoding flagellar biosynthesis protein FlhB: MQMDLQYFAAEGGQEKTEKATPKKREDTRKKGQVAKSNDVNTAVILLIVFIVLFAYAAVPGQFLHDLFTKMYINYAGMAFSIENVMALFLDLMFEVAIVLLPIFVAALFAGVVASMLQVGVLFAPEAIKPKLSKINPLKGIKRIFSARAIVELVKAFLKICLVGLLSFGIIWIYADELLQLALMDVVEGFQLVAWLTGVIGIACALLLLLLAVPDYVYQRYDHEKQIRMAKQEVKDEHKKMEGDPQIKARRRQRAKDVAMQRMMQEVPKADVVITNPTHYAVALQYDGEVMAAPTVIAKGSDYTALRMRQVADLNKVPIVENKPLARSLHDGTDIGQEVPEDLFRAVAEILAYVYRIGGER
- the fliQ gene encoding flagellar biosynthesis protein FliQ, which codes for MNEETVISMAERSVTVVFLVAGPLLIVALALGLAVAIFQATTQIQEQTLAFIPKIIGVLASVVMFGAWMLSQLVSFTTEIYTNLHNFIG
- a CDS encoding chemotaxis protein CheC encodes the protein MFSIHQAELDKIREISNIGLGQAATSLSRLLDMSCKMTVPAVTLTGFDEIIELAGGPENEVAAISLKMKGAFRATMLFIFPAAHVSNIIGRLTGESTGIMDGIGNSALHEFGNIITGAYVATFADVTKLNVRSSIPDVVIDMAGAAITPSLLPLSLYGDDVILIQTYFNDWFAESPERLQAQFYLIPEPGSMNVLRTALEGMPS
- a CDS encoding DUF6115 domain-containing protein, which encodes MIVFVIISVLLHAVSFAAIVYLFQKSAAPGDKIERLLKRYTNEMKEDNERLLRQLRPEQANTPKNPFRFELAQATGKLEKQEKGYEPPEPAGENEAQVTPAAQALRLAQTGKSKQEIAETLSLGYGEVELLLKKHERT
- the rpsB gene encoding 30S ribosomal protein S2; this translates as MAVISMKQLLEAGVHFGHQTRRWNPKMSRYIFTERNGIYIIDLQKTVKKVDETYKYVRNLAADGGKILFVGTKKQAQESVREEAGRCGMYFVNQRWLGGTLTNFQTIRKRITRLKDLEKMQEDGTFDVLPKKEVTVLQKEMDRLEKFLGGIKDMKTLPDAVFIIDPRKERIAVAEARKLNIPIISIVDTNCDPDEVDYVIPGNDDAIRAVRLLTSKMADAVVEASQGEEEKVADEEQIESDPEPEPATTNAEE